One part of the Candidatus Tumulicola sp. genome encodes these proteins:
- the serA gene encoding phosphoglycerate dehydrogenase has protein sequence MRHSGVRPTVLVAEPLAAEGVAVLQEGGADVREAYDQPRQALIELLRDAQGLIVRSKTAVDAELLAAAPQLRVVGRAGVGVDAIDVAAATRHGIVVLSTPDASTLATAEHTFAMLLALCRHLSAGHQRVLSGAWSAKGLAGSELAGKTLGIIGLGRIGSAVAVRARAFGMTVLAHDAFVSQARAESLGARLVAFDELLSAADVVTLHAPLTPQTQAMMDARAFGLMKPGARLVNCARGGLVDHEALLAALEAGRLAGAAVDVVDIEPPPPGHPVWKLLHHDRVLATPHLGGSTREAQARIATDLCRDVVAVLRGKPPSSAVNAPFVAAPELRPFVELSYVLGRAYPQLAQESALPPFALFMEGELGAHDTAPFVAAFLVGLLQNITDRRISTVNAFDVAREMGLSIEALPAPCERGFARAVFVRGGRTALAGTVVHGEQLRLIEIDGYELDVALAGHLLLTHHGDVPGVVGKVGTILGEAGINISNMSVARREQTGQALMILGVDRAAPADVLTRLRDVAQLHSVRAIEL, from the coding sequence ATGCGACACTCTGGCGTCCGTCCCACGGTCCTCGTCGCGGAACCTCTCGCGGCGGAAGGTGTGGCCGTCCTCCAAGAAGGCGGCGCGGACGTTCGCGAGGCCTATGACCAGCCGCGCCAAGCGCTCATCGAACTGCTGCGCGATGCCCAAGGGCTGATCGTGCGCAGCAAGACCGCGGTCGACGCGGAGCTGCTCGCCGCGGCTCCCCAGTTGCGCGTGGTGGGCCGAGCCGGGGTCGGAGTCGATGCGATCGACGTCGCCGCCGCGACGCGTCACGGCATCGTCGTGCTCAGCACGCCCGACGCCAGCACGCTCGCCACAGCGGAGCACACCTTCGCGATGTTGCTGGCGCTGTGCCGCCACCTCAGCGCCGGTCATCAGCGCGTCCTGTCGGGCGCTTGGAGCGCGAAGGGACTTGCGGGCAGCGAACTCGCGGGAAAGACGTTGGGCATTATCGGACTCGGCCGCATCGGCTCGGCCGTGGCCGTCCGCGCGCGTGCGTTCGGCATGACCGTGCTCGCGCACGACGCGTTTGTCAGCCAGGCGCGCGCCGAATCATTGGGCGCGCGCTTGGTCGCGTTCGATGAGCTGCTCAGCGCCGCGGACGTTGTGACGTTGCACGCGCCGCTCACACCGCAGACGCAAGCGATGATGGACGCGCGAGCGTTTGGGCTCATGAAGCCGGGAGCACGATTGGTCAATTGCGCGCGCGGCGGGCTCGTCGACCACGAGGCGCTGCTTGCAGCTTTGGAAGCCGGCCGCCTGGCGGGCGCCGCAGTCGACGTCGTCGACATCGAGCCGCCGCCGCCCGGTCATCCTGTATGGAAGCTGCTTCATCACGATCGCGTGCTTGCGACGCCGCACTTGGGCGGCTCGACGCGCGAAGCGCAAGCGCGCATCGCAACGGATCTTTGCCGCGATGTCGTCGCGGTGCTTCGCGGCAAACCGCCCTCATCTGCCGTGAATGCGCCGTTCGTCGCCGCTCCGGAACTGCGCCCTTTCGTCGAACTCAGCTACGTGCTTGGCCGCGCGTATCCACAGTTGGCGCAGGAGTCTGCGTTGCCGCCGTTCGCGCTGTTCATGGAAGGCGAACTCGGCGCGCACGACACGGCGCCGTTCGTCGCCGCGTTTTTGGTCGGGCTGTTGCAGAACATCACCGATCGCCGCATCTCGACGGTCAACGCGTTCGACGTCGCGCGCGAGATGGGTCTGTCGATCGAAGCTTTGCCGGCGCCGTGCGAGCGAGGTTTTGCTCGCGCCGTCTTCGTTCGCGGCGGTCGAACGGCGCTTGCCGGCACGGTGGTTCACGGCGAACAGTTGCGCCTCATCGAGATCGACGGCTACGAGCTTGACGTCGCCCTGGCAGGTCATCTTCTTCTGACGCACCACGGCGACGTGCCCGGCGTCGTCGGCAAGGTCGGCACGATCCTCGGTGAAGCCGGCATCAACATCTCGAACATGAGCGTCGCGCGGCGCGAACAGACCGGCCAGGCCCTGATGATACTGGGCGTGGATCGTGCGGCGCCCGCCGACGTGCTCACGCGACTTCGCGACGTCGCCCAGCTGCACAGCGTGCGCGCGATCGAGCTTTGA
- a CDS encoding ammonium transporter has protein sequence MLKIDAGDTAWVLASTALVMLMTPAVGFFYGGLVRKKNVLATLMHSLFILCLISVQWALWGYTLAFGPDANFLGRFHGIIGGLQWLGLQGVGVTPSSYAPTVPHLAFAAFQMMFAAITPALITGGFAERKHFKAFVLFTLLWATLVYDPLAHWVWGQGGWLNKLGTLDFAGGTVVHISSGVSALIAALMLGRRLGFLPTRSTEPHDTTMVVLGAVLLWFGWFGFNAGSALSAGGLAANAFVATNLGAAMGALTWVTVSWWHKGHPSVIGAAAGGVAGLVAITPACGFVTPMGAILIGFGAGIVCYGAVVLRERMRRVDDSLDVWAVHGIGGTWGALATGLFATIAVNAAGANGLFYSNPKQLAVQALAVVVSWVYCAGMTWVILKGINMFVPLRVSQGEEERGLDVSQHAEVAYNL, from the coding sequence TTGCTCAAGATTGATGCAGGCGACACCGCCTGGGTGCTCGCGTCGACCGCGCTCGTCATGCTGATGACTCCCGCGGTCGGCTTCTTTTATGGGGGGCTCGTCCGCAAGAAGAACGTGCTCGCCACGCTGATGCACAGTCTCTTCATCCTGTGCTTGATCAGCGTGCAATGGGCGCTGTGGGGCTACACGCTCGCCTTCGGCCCGGATGCGAATTTCTTGGGCCGCTTCCACGGCATCATCGGCGGCCTCCAGTGGCTCGGCCTCCAAGGCGTGGGGGTCACGCCTTCATCCTACGCGCCCACGGTGCCGCATCTCGCTTTCGCAGCCTTCCAGATGATGTTCGCCGCCATCACGCCAGCGCTTATCACCGGCGGCTTCGCCGAGCGCAAACATTTCAAGGCATTCGTGCTGTTCACGCTGTTATGGGCGACGCTAGTGTACGATCCGCTGGCGCATTGGGTTTGGGGCCAAGGCGGTTGGCTCAACAAATTGGGCACGCTCGATTTCGCCGGCGGCACCGTGGTGCACATCAGCTCAGGCGTGTCGGCGTTGATCGCTGCGCTGATGTTGGGCCGCCGGCTCGGCTTCTTGCCCACTCGTTCGACCGAGCCGCACGACACCACCATGGTCGTGCTCGGAGCCGTGCTGCTGTGGTTCGGCTGGTTCGGGTTCAACGCGGGCTCGGCGCTGTCTGCGGGCGGGCTCGCGGCAAACGCGTTTGTCGCGACCAACCTTGGGGCGGCGATGGGAGCCTTGACCTGGGTCACGGTGAGCTGGTGGCACAAGGGTCATCCGAGCGTCATCGGTGCGGCGGCAGGCGGCGTGGCGGGACTCGTCGCCATCACGCCGGCGTGCGGCTTCGTGACGCCCATGGGCGCCATCCTCATCGGCTTTGGCGCGGGCATCGTGTGCTACGGGGCGGTCGTGCTGCGCGAGCGGATGCGCCGCGTCGACGATTCGCTTGACGTTTGGGCCGTGCACGGGATCGGCGGCACGTGGGGCGCGCTGGCAACCGGTCTGTTCGCGACGATCGCGGTGAATGCGGCCGGCGCCAACGGCCTCTTCTATAGCAACCCGAAGCAGTTGGCCGTCCAAGCGCTGGCGGTCGTGGTTTCCTGGGTGTATTGCGCCGGGATGACTTGGGTGATCCTGAAGGGCATCAACATGTTCGTGCCGCTGCGCGTGTCGCAGGGCGAGGAAGAGCGCGGCCTTGACGTCTCACAGCACGCAGAAGTCGCCTACAACCTGTAA
- a CDS encoding DUF3999 family protein produces MIASIALAALLLQGPGASAESMTALPDQWKYWLYSAPIEVGVITLRRMVRVTVPMTAFRRSQAGLPDLRIIDDTGREIPYVIDIERGSQVGGLREAPQSEYGFVRGSYTQVVADTGEGRKELIDTLRIDSSNANYFSWVEIAASDDETSWRVIREQAPIFKFRRDALAGTQTVSFPATRARWLRVRVLEPDAAFPIDDILVGYRQVRPAELAPWPLAFKENPKEDTQQTWLEADAGAPRLPGAVVEIDAQQVEYHRPVRISVSDDAGTFTEIGEGVIASGASTQTARRIEFQEGGGRYWRITVFNHNDPPVTGLSATLLASPRHVSFRQEPGRTYRLLYGDNRATAPQYDVADLTTAAERSAAPTVNLGAEQTNAAYVDPAPWTEQHPVILWIALAIAVLVMGGLAIRTLRR; encoded by the coding sequence ATGATTGCATCGATCGCACTCGCCGCGCTTCTGCTTCAGGGCCCCGGCGCATCCGCCGAATCGATGACCGCGCTCCCTGATCAGTGGAAGTACTGGCTCTATTCCGCGCCGATTGAGGTAGGCGTCATAACGCTGCGCCGCATGGTACGCGTCACCGTGCCCATGACGGCTTTTCGCCGCTCGCAAGCAGGCCTTCCGGATCTTCGCATCATCGACGACACGGGGCGTGAGATCCCGTATGTGATCGACATCGAACGCGGCAGTCAGGTCGGCGGGTTGCGCGAGGCGCCGCAGAGCGAGTATGGGTTCGTGCGCGGCTCTTACACGCAAGTCGTTGCGGATACTGGCGAGGGGCGCAAGGAACTTATAGACACCCTCAGGATCGACTCGTCGAACGCGAATTATTTCAGCTGGGTCGAGATCGCCGCCAGCGACGACGAGACCTCCTGGCGCGTCATCAGGGAGCAAGCGCCTATCTTCAAATTCCGGCGCGACGCGCTCGCCGGCACGCAAACCGTGTCGTTTCCGGCGACGCGCGCCCGTTGGCTCCGAGTGCGGGTGCTCGAACCCGATGCGGCATTCCCCATCGATGACATCTTGGTGGGCTACCGGCAGGTAAGACCAGCAGAGCTTGCGCCGTGGCCGCTTGCCTTCAAAGAGAACCCGAAGGAGGACACGCAGCAGACCTGGCTCGAGGCCGACGCCGGCGCCCCGCGGCTGCCCGGCGCAGTGGTCGAGATCGACGCTCAACAGGTGGAATACCACCGCCCGGTGCGGATCAGCGTCAGCGATGACGCAGGCACGTTTACGGAGATCGGCGAGGGCGTGATCGCGAGTGGAGCTTCAACGCAGACGGCACGCCGTATCGAGTTTCAAGAAGGAGGCGGGCGGTATTGGCGCATCACCGTCTTCAATCACAACGACCCGCCCGTCACCGGACTTTCTGCGACGCTGCTCGCCTCACCGCGTCACGTTTCGTTCCGGCAGGAACCTGGCCGCACGTACCGGCTGCTCTACGGCGACAACCGGGCGACGGCGCCGCAATACGACGTCGCTGACCTGACGACGGCCGCGGAGCGCTCCGCCGCGCCGACGGTCAACCTCGGCGCTGAGCAGACCAACGCCGCGTATGTCGATCCGGCTCCGTGGACCGAACAGCATCCGGTCATCCTTTGGATCGCGCTGGCAATCGCGGTATTAGTGATGGGCGGCCTGGCGATCCGGACACTACGCCGCTAG
- a CDS encoding DUF2339 domain-containing protein → MLFALLLALVLPIGAILGIIAFARVARLEKEIRSLATGAKAPAPQAQAPTIPVVQAPAVRTQAPQAPPVQPPITQPKADIETVIGSAWLNRVGIVVLLFAAAFFLKFAFDNNWIGPIGRVVIGLIAGAGLLLWSEWLFVKRWTYFSEGIAALAVGVIYLSLYAGFQFYHFLTPFAAFAGMAATTATVLAISLGRDSQRLALLALAAGFITPLLINTGADPLVPLFTYLAILNAGLLTVARIRDWRNLPAAFFFTIAYAVAWWLHYFEPSKLALTFIFATIFFGEFSVLPLLRSRRDGAMRSDHVIMALLNAGWYTVALQLMFSAAADPARNWILDLNDTRRWLLTLAVLALGGGHLVAAQLVQRRTGDNPSLARVIYGSIALTLVTAAIPIRLHGEWLVVGWSVEAAALVWAGFTTQTRLLRGFGLVLAAIVAGYLAFATPDGGVLFFNARFGAFAAFVAALWVSIWQSARNRVALSQGERTLFAILEVAANVYGIVALTLEGWDWGKQFGSVAGTETPVSQLSVSVVWAVYATVLIVLGVWRNSALMRWQALIVFGVVILKIFLVDLTALALGFRIAAFFVVGALLLGVSFLYQRRRALGASKP, encoded by the coding sequence GTGCTCTTTGCACTTCTGCTCGCACTCGTTCTTCCGATCGGGGCGATTCTCGGCATCATCGCGTTCGCTCGAGTCGCGCGGCTCGAAAAGGAAATTCGGTCGTTGGCGACCGGGGCTAAGGCCCCGGCGCCGCAAGCACAAGCGCCGACGATTCCCGTGGTTCAAGCACCGGCGGTACGGACGCAGGCGCCCCAGGCGCCGCCCGTGCAACCGCCTATAACACAGCCCAAGGCCGACATCGAAACGGTCATCGGTTCGGCATGGCTCAATCGCGTCGGCATCGTCGTGCTGCTCTTCGCCGCCGCGTTCTTCCTCAAGTTCGCCTTCGACAACAATTGGATCGGTCCGATTGGGCGCGTCGTCATCGGTCTGATCGCGGGTGCCGGCCTGCTATTATGGAGCGAATGGCTCTTCGTAAAACGCTGGACATATTTCTCTGAGGGCATCGCTGCGCTGGCGGTCGGCGTCATCTATCTTTCGCTATATGCAGGCTTCCAATTCTATCACTTTCTCACTCCCTTCGCCGCTTTTGCCGGCATGGCAGCGACGACGGCGACGGTGTTGGCGATCTCACTCGGCCGCGATTCTCAGCGCCTTGCGCTTCTCGCGCTCGCGGCTGGTTTCATCACGCCGCTGCTGATCAACACCGGAGCAGACCCGCTGGTTCCACTTTTCACCTATCTGGCGATCCTCAATGCGGGCCTCCTCACCGTGGCGCGCATCCGCGATTGGCGCAACCTGCCGGCGGCGTTCTTCTTCACCATCGCCTACGCGGTCGCGTGGTGGTTGCACTACTTCGAGCCGTCGAAACTCGCGCTGACCTTCATTTTCGCCACGATCTTTTTCGGCGAGTTCTCCGTGTTGCCGCTCTTGCGCTCCCGCCGCGACGGTGCGATGCGCTCCGACCATGTCATCATGGCGCTGCTGAACGCCGGGTGGTATACGGTAGCGTTGCAGCTCATGTTCTCGGCCGCGGCCGACCCTGCGCGGAATTGGATCCTCGATCTGAACGATACCCGTCGCTGGCTGCTCACCCTCGCTGTATTGGCCCTTGGCGGCGGACACCTCGTCGCCGCGCAGCTGGTCCAACGGCGAACCGGTGACAACCCCTCGCTCGCGCGAGTCATCTACGGCAGCATCGCGTTGACCCTCGTCACCGCAGCCATTCCCATACGTCTGCACGGCGAGTGGCTGGTCGTCGGGTGGTCCGTCGAAGCGGCAGCTCTTGTCTGGGCGGGCTTCACGACGCAGACGCGTCTGCTGCGGGGGTTCGGACTCGTGCTGGCGGCGATCGTAGCCGGGTATCTCGCCTTCGCAACGCCGGATGGCGGTGTGCTGTTCTTCAACGCGCGCTTCGGCGCGTTTGCGGCCTTCGTCGCCGCGTTGTGGGTTTCGATATGGCAATCGGCGCGCAACCGCGTTGCGCTATCGCAGGGCGAACGCACGCTATTCGCCATCCTCGAGGTCGCGGCGAATGTCTACGGTATCGTGGCGTTAACGCTCGAGGGCTGGGATTGGGGCAAACAATTCGGCTCGGTCGCCGGCACGGAGACTCCCGTGTCGCAGCTGTCTGTTTCCGTCGTCTGGGCGGTCTACGCGACGGTCCTGATCGTCCTCGGTGTATGGCGCAACTCGGCGCTCATGCGCTGGCAGGCGCTCATCGTGTTCGGAGTGGTCATCCTCAAGATCTTCCTCGTCGACCTGACCGCTCTCGCGCTCGGCTTCCGCATCGCCGCGTTCTTCGTCGTCGGCGCGCTGTTGCTGGGCGTGTCGTTCCTCTACCAGCGCCGCCGCGCGCTTGGAGCCTCAAAACCATGA
- the aceB gene encoding malate synthase A — MPGQGRIQGAEIQAPRVDGAADILTPQALDFLLRLSSEFEPRRRELLDQRAQRQREFDAGALPDFLTSTKAVRADTWRGKAAPRDLTNRRVEITGPVERKMMINALNSGAQVFLADFEDANTPTWENLIAGHVNLIDAYERRIELKTPDKHYKLGDHPATLVIRPRGWHLPEKHALIEGKPMSGSLFDFGLYMFHNGKRSIERGSGPYFYLPKLESHLEARLWNDVFNFAQDALGMPRGTIRATVLIETILAAFEMDEILYELRDHSAGLNAGRWDYMFSIIKKFRNRAEFVLPDRAQIAMTVPFMRAYTELLVKTCHRRGVHAIGGMAAFIPSRRDAKVNEAAIARVREDKIREANDGFDGTWVAHPDLVPIAREEFDRVLGPRPNQLERQRDDVHVSARQLLDVAIQGGAVTDAGVRTNVSVGLQYLDSWLRGIGAAGINNLMEDVATAEISRSQLWQWVRHGRRTRADVERSIEEETGKASIAPAARKVFERVALSDDFTEFLTLPAYELLP; from the coding sequence ATGCCAGGACAAGGGCGCATCCAAGGCGCCGAAATCCAGGCTCCCCGCGTCGACGGCGCCGCGGATATCCTGACGCCGCAAGCGCTCGACTTTCTCCTCCGGCTTTCTTCTGAATTCGAACCGCGCCGCCGCGAACTGCTCGATCAGCGCGCGCAGCGCCAGCGCGAGTTCGATGCGGGCGCGCTGCCCGATTTTCTGACGTCGACGAAAGCCGTTCGAGCCGACACATGGCGGGGCAAGGCCGCGCCGCGCGACTTGACCAACCGTCGCGTGGAGATCACAGGTCCGGTGGAGCGCAAGATGATGATCAACGCGCTCAACTCAGGCGCGCAGGTCTTCCTGGCCGATTTCGAAGACGCCAACACGCCCACGTGGGAGAACCTGATCGCTGGCCACGTGAACTTGATCGACGCGTACGAGCGCCGCATCGAACTCAAGACGCCCGACAAACATTACAAACTCGGCGACCATCCGGCTACGCTGGTCATCCGCCCGCGCGGCTGGCACCTCCCCGAAAAGCATGCGCTTATCGAGGGCAAGCCGATGTCGGGCAGCCTCTTCGACTTCGGACTCTATATGTTCCACAATGGCAAGCGCTCGATCGAAAGGGGCAGCGGTCCCTATTTCTATCTGCCCAAGCTCGAGAGTCACCTCGAGGCGCGCCTCTGGAACGACGTCTTCAATTTCGCGCAAGACGCTTTAGGCATGCCTCGCGGCACGATTCGCGCCACCGTGCTCATCGAGACGATCCTCGCGGCCTTTGAAATGGATGAGATCCTCTACGAGCTGCGCGATCACAGCGCCGGATTGAATGCCGGCCGCTGGGACTATATGTTCAGCATCATCAAGAAGTTCCGCAACCGGGCGGAGTTCGTGCTGCCGGACCGGGCTCAGATCGCGATGACCGTGCCGTTCATGCGCGCGTATACCGAGCTGCTGGTCAAGACGTGCCACCGGCGCGGCGTGCACGCCATCGGCGGCATGGCGGCGTTCATCCCGAGCCGGCGCGATGCGAAGGTGAACGAAGCGGCCATCGCGCGCGTGCGCGAGGACAAGATCCGCGAGGCCAACGACGGCTTCGACGGCACGTGGGTGGCGCATCCGGACCTCGTGCCCATCGCGCGCGAGGAATTCGACCGCGTTCTCGGGCCGCGTCCGAATCAGCTCGAGCGCCAGCGCGACGACGTGCACGTGAGCGCGCGGCAACTGCTCGACGTCGCGATCCAGGGCGGCGCGGTGACGGATGCCGGCGTGCGCACCAACGTGAGCGTCGGACTGCAGTACCTCGACTCATGGCTGCGCGGCATCGGCGCGGCCGGCATCAACAATTTGATGGAAGACGTCGCGACGGCGGAGATCTCGCGCTCGCAACTGTGGCAATGGGTGCGTCATGGCCGGCGTACCCGCGCTGACGTCGAACGCAGTATAGAAGAAGAAACTGGAAAAGCCAGCATCGCGCCGGCCGCCCGCAAGGTGTTCGAACGCGTGGCCCTGAGCGACGACTTCACGGAGTTCCTGACGCTGCCGGCCTACGAACTGCTCCCCTAA
- a CDS encoding sigma-70 family RNA polymerase sigma factor, which produces MQTQQASSPQVEAQWIRQIAKRDRGAFEQLYRAYERKLYRYLLGIVRSPELAEELTGDVMIEVWKNASRYRGHAKPSTWIFGIAHNKGIDVLRRRQPQVTELHAVAGAPDPRPGPEAAAIDESERREVAAALDALSAEHRGVLDLAFNNGCSQAEIAQIVGCPINTVKSRMFYAKQQLRQVLERRGFRREIS; this is translated from the coding sequence ATGCAGACACAACAGGCATCCAGCCCACAGGTCGAGGCGCAGTGGATACGCCAGATCGCAAAGCGCGATCGCGGCGCGTTCGAGCAGCTGTACCGCGCGTACGAGCGCAAGCTCTACCGCTACCTGCTGGGCATCGTCCGTTCACCGGAATTGGCTGAAGAACTGACCGGCGACGTCATGATCGAGGTGTGGAAGAACGCCTCGCGCTATCGCGGGCACGCGAAGCCCTCAACCTGGATCTTCGGCATCGCTCACAACAAAGGCATCGACGTTCTGCGGCGCAGGCAACCGCAGGTCACCGAACTGCACGCCGTCGCCGGCGCGCCCGACCCTCGGCCAGGTCCCGAGGCGGCGGCGATCGACGAGAGCGAGCGGCGCGAGGTGGCCGCGGCGCTCGACGCTCTGTCGGCAGAGCACCGCGGCGTCCTCGACCTGGCGTTCAACAACGGCTGCTCGCAGGCCGAGATCGCGCAGATCGTCGGCTGCCCCATCAACACTGTCAAATCGCGCATGTTCTACGCAAAACAGCAACTGCGCCAAGTGCTCGAGCGGCGGGGTTTCCGGAGAGAGATATCATGA
- a CDS encoding DUF4349 domain-containing protein gives MNHAKIAELLPWYVNGTLAPAQAEAVEKEIETCELCASDLETLKALQKTMLDVEAHAPGPSQFLLNRTLANVEEIERMRETQKAGSQWWSGLSTGAKAAVLVTSLALFLIAGGTLVRFTSAPSGQRALPPPQLIPVEALKVPAPADRASGGVAAPRSVMEADQVTREKSTTSAVNKPPFERPQIIRTGSMSLLVPDVEKTIARLQEIAQAQFGDVLALDDTTPSQPGERHIATLRLSVPQDRFTQTMDTIAKLGGVQTRSVAAEDVTNQIVDSQARLKNLRHTEEDLLRIMDRQGKVADLLDVQNQISSTRDEIEQLDAQLKSMQHRVAYSALSISLEDEIPAALVGPGAGTQLGEAWQTALRDSKELALRIGAGVLRVVAFAPYWAVPIALFWWLVAWLRRRPAY, from the coding sequence ATGAATCACGCCAAAATCGCCGAATTGCTGCCGTGGTACGTCAACGGCACGCTCGCGCCGGCTCAAGCCGAGGCGGTTGAAAAAGAGATCGAGACCTGCGAGCTGTGCGCATCGGACCTCGAGACGCTCAAGGCGCTGCAGAAGACGATGCTCGACGTAGAAGCGCATGCTCCGGGTCCGTCGCAGTTCTTGCTCAATCGCACGCTTGCGAACGTCGAAGAGATCGAGCGCATGCGCGAGACGCAAAAGGCCGGCTCGCAATGGTGGAGCGGCCTCTCCACCGGCGCAAAAGCAGCGGTGCTCGTCACGTCGTTGGCGCTGTTCCTCATCGCGGGCGGCACGCTCGTGCGCTTCACGAGCGCGCCCAGCGGGCAGAGGGCATTGCCTCCGCCGCAGCTGATCCCGGTAGAGGCCCTTAAGGTCCCCGCTCCGGCAGACCGCGCCAGTGGCGGCGTCGCCGCCCCGAGATCTGTGATGGAAGCCGATCAAGTCACAAGAGAGAAGTCCACGACGAGCGCCGTCAATAAGCCTCCATTCGAACGGCCGCAGATCATCCGCACGGGAAGCATGAGCCTGCTCGTGCCCGACGTCGAAAAGACGATCGCCCGCTTGCAGGAGATCGCTCAGGCGCAATTCGGGGACGTGCTGGCGCTCGATGACACCACGCCCTCACAGCCCGGCGAGCGGCACATCGCAACGCTCAGGCTCAGCGTGCCGCAAGACCGCTTCACGCAGACGATGGACACCATCGCGAAACTCGGCGGCGTGCAGACGCGCTCGGTGGCGGCCGAGGACGTCACCAACCAAATCGTGGACTCGCAGGCGCGGCTCAAGAACTTGCGCCATACCGAGGAAGACCTGCTGCGCATCATGGACCGGCAAGGCAAGGTCGCCGACCTGCTCGACGTGCAGAACCAGATCTCGTCGACGCGCGATGAGATCGAGCAGCTCGACGCGCAGCTCAAATCCATGCAGCACCGCGTCGCCTACTCAGCGCTTTCGATCAGTCTCGAGGACGAGATCCCAGCCGCCCTCGTCGGCCCCGGCGCCGGCACGCAGCTGGGCGAGGCATGGCAGACCGCGCTGCGCGATTCGAAAGAGCTGGCGCTGCGCATCGGCGCCGGCGTCCTGCGCGTCGTGGCGTTCGCGCCGTACTGGGCAGTGCCGATCGCGCTCTTCTGGTGGCTGGTCGCATGGCTGCGCCGCCGCCCGGCGTACTAG
- a CDS encoding (2Fe-2S)-binding protein produces MLAIRLSVNGVAHELDVEPRLLLAHLLREKLGLTGTHIGCDTSSCGACTVMLDGKSVKSCTVLAVQADGASVMTIEGLGSDEALHPMQEAFWAEHGLQCGYCTTGMIVSAVDLLQRNPDPSDDEIRAGLEGNLCRCTGYENIVKSVRAAAKAMRSGTKATPAEREPVGARR; encoded by the coding sequence ATGCTTGCCATTCGATTGTCGGTCAACGGCGTCGCGCACGAGCTCGACGTCGAGCCGCGCTTGTTGCTCGCGCATCTGTTGCGAGAAAAATTGGGACTCACCGGCACGCACATCGGCTGCGACACATCCAGCTGCGGCGCGTGCACGGTGATGCTCGACGGCAAATCCGTGAAGAGCTGCACGGTGTTGGCGGTGCAAGCCGACGGCGCCAGCGTCATGACGATTGAAGGCCTCGGCAGCGACGAAGCGCTGCACCCGATGCAGGAAGCCTTCTGGGCCGAACACGGCTTGCAGTGCGGCTACTGCACGACCGGCATGATCGTCAGCGCGGTGGATCTGCTGCAGCGCAACCCAGATCCCAGCGACGATGAGATCCGAGCGGGGCTGGAGGGCAACCTCTGCCGCTGCACCGGTTATGAGAACATCGTGAAGTCAGTTCGCGCCGCGGCCAAAGCCATGCGAAGCGGCACGAAGGCAACGCCGGCCGAGCGCGAGCCGGTGGGAGCGAGACGCTGA